In Centroberyx gerrardi isolate f3 chromosome 7, fCenGer3.hap1.cur.20231027, whole genome shotgun sequence, the sequence cgcgcccataacctgttgcagctgagcgcaatttgcccctgttttgcgtctgattgcaattgccaatgtggcaaagtataaacgttGCCTTTGCGCGAAGAACACAGTAgacaggacaatggcagagagaaagagaaaaatgaaatttttagaccgcgagctgcaagtcctgacagacgaggtgcagaggcattcctcaaaacttcaggcaagaaatttaaccgggactgcgagaaaccatatttgggatttaatatcccagtctgtcagtgctgttggtgtttccaaacgcatcttcagactgcaaaagaagatagcatgatttgaagcggagaacaaaggagaatgtaggggagctttattcatttatttttcatgacacaattgcatcctgtcactgcatcctttgtttgtcattgcatctcactgcatcccaaaataaactagaagggcactcgtgagcgcagacctctgccaaggcctatccagtcttctatgatatgcaaatgtgcaagcgcaaccaatatacggatccgctccaaaatgtaatgggttcttccttggcccatgctacacccttccacgaagtttcatgaaaatcgggccagtagtttttccgtaatcctgctgacagacagacaaacaaacacacaaacgaacagcactgaaaacataacctccttggcgaaGGTAATACTGTATATGAGTTTGAGcggagctgtccatggtgctgaatctttaggccaaaataaagcccactgtgctgactagtgagataagtgaaaatattttcagagtgagaaattcagttgtattgattgtttggttgtactgatttatttgctttcgtttgtgaagcaatctgtgttaaagttctatagtaataataataataatgtcaaaatattatttacagactgtatttacagacaatcttattttttaggtcacaccaaggtggaattgttgcagagacatttgcaaggtcaattcaattcaattctcagttaaatcagcaagtgataaagtctgggcgtgactccccttataaatgcgcttcagttaccaccaactctctgaagacgctaataatttcactctaactgcgtgtggcaattagcgcggacctttgtgaattggactgtttttgcagtgaggctcatttgcatagaaaggggccaattttgcgccaaatgtatgcatattacctaatttaaatacgtgcaaatagcacaggagcaccgagacgccatttgcgtggcagcgcagttagcggggcatttcaccctttgcgagcgCTTTGTGAATTagacggtttctttttgtcttatttgcacaggtttagcgtcagcaaaagccgcgcaatcgttttgtgaattcgcccctcagaTGTGTAGAGTTTGGAAATAAAAGCCcttaaatctaaatctaaaacgAAATCTTCTGATCCGAGGAGATCCTTCTGTCCTCCATATAGATCCCACTGATAGTTTGTTTAGACCTGGCACCTTTCAGTTGATTAGACAATATTTTCCCtgctttatcactgtgtttgTAAAAAGTGCTTTTGTTTCTAAGTAACAAATTTTCGACGTGGTGTGAAGTTATAAGGTCAAATTCCTCCTTATGTTCCCTATACAAATTTGGAGATGGTGAATGTGCATATTCTTTATCAATTTGTACAATACGTTTAATAAGGTTAATTCAATACCATTGACCACGACATTCTTATTGACAGACTCAAGAGTTGGGTGGGCATCTGGTTAAATACGATGTGCCTCAAGGTTAAATTCTAGGTCTGATTCTGTTTTCTATGTGTATGTTTCCCCTTGGTCAAATCATTCGTCGCCATGGCATACAATTTCATTGCTATAGGGACGACACTCAGTTGTACCTGTCAGTTAAGCCCAATAGCCCCAGTAAGTTGGCCCCTCTATTTGAATGTGGCCGGATGGCCGAAAATTTCCTTCAACTCAATTCTGACAAAATGGAAGCTCTTGTGATTGCCCCCTGAATGCATAACTAGTCAGATTCTGCCCTCCCTCGGCCATTTCACTCAAAATATGAAGTCTGTATCCAAAAATCAAGGAGTTATTTTAGACTCCTTTTAAACTTGAACTTTGAGCAACATGCCAAAATACTAGTGCAATCTTGTTTTTTCCAGCTTAGGAACAttgcaaaaattacatcaaatcTGTCATCAAAACTTTTAATGACACAGAGAAAATTATTCATGCCTTCATTTCAGCTTGGCTGGATTACTGTAACTCATTGTTTTCCTGTCTTAATCAAAAAGTTCTGGATCGGCTTCAAATGGTGCAAAATTCTGCAGCCAGGCTTTTGGGACTAGGAGACGAGTTCATATCACCCCCATTTTAGCATCTCTACACTGGTTACCTGTCCAATTTAGAATcagttttaagattttattgataactTTTAAAGCACTACAGGGCTTGGCGCCTAGCTACATTTCTAACCTTTTAACCCCCTATGAGCCAGTGCACAGATGCAGAGTGcacagcctgagatcctcggGCAGGGCCCTCTTGGCTGTTCCTCAGTCCAGGTTTTGGTCTAAAGGTGACTGGGCTTTGGCTGTTAGGGCCCCAAGACTCTGGAATGCCCTGCCTGAGGAGATCAGGTTGGCAGACTCAGTGTCTTCCTTTAAAACACTGTTGAAAACGTTTTTTTATCGGAAGGCCTTTATATAATCACTCTAACCGATGAATTTGGTGTGactatggttttatgttttatcttaaCATTGCTTTTATCACCTTTTGTATTGATCtgtttgtgtgaagcactttgtgacatttgtttcataaagtgctacataaataaattattattattattattattattatttttattattattattattatattggtcGATAATATCAGCTCACCGATTAATTGTCCGGGCCCTAATTTAAATGGTCATGTGTTGAGCAGGTTgaggaatcctgacctgagagtttccagtctacagtgtggactctccagtccagcagagagcagcttcagtcctgaatcctgcaggtcgttgttactcaggtccagctctctcagactagaggactgggagctgagaactgaggccagagcttcacagcttctctctgacagattacagtcactcagcctgaaggagaattagtgatgaagacaaataacaactttaaaaatgtttccattttctATTCACATCACATTTGATAAAGCTAATACAGTATACAGTTATCTATCCACCTACAGAGATatattggaggctttgaccactggcagcagcctcagaagagcctcctctgaagcagagtatttcttcaggtcaaacacatccagcttctcttctgatgacagtaagatgaagaccagagccgaccactgagcaggggagagtctgtctgtggagagagttcctgatctcaggtactgttggatctcctccactagagaatggtcattcagctcattcagacagtggaacagattgatgcttctctctggagaaggattctccctgatcttcttcttgatgtacTCAACCGTCTCCTCattggtctgtgagctacttcctgcCTGTGCCAACAGGCCTCGTAGGAGATTCTGATTGGTCTgcagtgaaagacccaggaggaagcggaggaacaagtccaggtttCCATTTGGACTCtttaaggccttgtccacagcactctggtagaggtATTTTACTGCAGATTTGTTCTTGAATAGCATAGACCACCAGGAGGATGATTGTGCTTCTGACAGCAGATTGACACCAGTGTTTATGAATGTCATAATTgcataaacagcagccagaaactcctgcatgctcagatggacaaagcagaacaccttgtcctTGTACAGCTCacactcctctttaaagatctgtgtgaacactcctgagtacactgaggctgctctgatatcaatgccacactctgtcaggtcggcttcatagaagatcaggttgcctttctccagctgctcaaaagccagttttcccagagagagaatcatcttcctgctctctgtagtccagtgtggatctgtctcatctctcccatgatacttgacattctgcagtttggactgaaccaccaggaagtggatgtacatctcagtcagggtcttgggcaggtcttctctctcactggttttcaacacatggtccagaactgtagcagtgatccagcagaagactgggatgtggcacatgatgtggaggcttcgtgaagtcttgatgtgggagatgattcttctggcctgctcctcatctctgaatctcttcctgaagtactcctccttctgtgggtcagtgaagcctctcacctctgtcaccatgtcaacacactcaggagggatctgattggctgctgcaggtcgtgtggttatccagaggcgagcagagggaagcagtttccccttgatgaggtttgtcagcagcacatccactgaggttgactctgtaacatcagtcaggatctcgttgttctggaagtctagaggaagtcgacactcatccagaccgtcaaagatgaacacaacctggaacttgtcaaacctgcagattcctgcttctttggtctcagtaaagaagtgatgaagaagtttcaccaagctgtactttttccctttcagcagattcagctctcggaaagtgaatggaaatgtgaactgtatatcctggttggctttgtcttcagcccagtccagagtgaacttctgtgttaagactgttttcccaatgccagccactccctttgtcatcactgTTCTCATTGATTCATCTTGTCCAGGTACGGGTTTAAAGATATCTTCACTTTTGATTATGTTTTCTGGTctcactggtttcctggatgctgtttcaatctgtctgacttCATGTTCATTGTTGACCTCTCCAGCCTCTTCCTCTGTGATgtggagctctgtgtagatctcgTTCAGAAGAATCGACTTTCCTGATTTTGTGATTCCTTCAAACAAAAGCTGGAACTCCTTCTTCATGTTGGATTTGAGTCTATGCTGGCATTCAGCAAAAGTCTCTGAATGAATAAACAACAGATGACATCAGTAAGAGGATGTTATAGTAAATATGAGTAATGCAAACACTTTGTGGTAAATGTCCACATTCCCAACTCCATGGAATCTATTCAGCTCATTACTGGTGGGTGGACAAGCAGATCCTAACTGGGTATAAGGTTGTAGAGTTGTTCATTATTactcaaaaaagaaaatacatgaaCACAGTTGTGccagttttgctgttttcactCAAAAGGCAGCCTGTCTCTTTTCACACATCTATTGTCTAGATGTGGGCAAACAAAATTACACTTAAAAATGATACAGCTCCCACTCTACATAAATTGTTGGTATAAAGCGTTGTACAATAAATCATTTTATGTGATGCATGATTGCATAATGTGCCATGTCTATCTTTTTCACTTCCCATTTGGTAATCTTCCCACAACTTGCCTTTGGGTCCTGAGCTGGTGTTTGATAAATGCTGCACTAGATCATTCCTGTTGATCTTCCTTAAAACCTCTTTGGTCAAATCCAGAGTGTATTCGCTGTAGGTCTGCACCATCTGATCCACTgtgtcctgcctgtctgccttctCCAGTCGGCTCTTTGGGATGGCTGGGAAACCTTCCAGGATGTCAGTCTGCTGCAGGAACCACTTGAATTTCTTGAACTCCTCATTGTCCAAATCCTCCAAAGTTCCCAAGAGCAGCTCTACAGGCGTCGCCATTGTTGCTCCCTGGTAAAATGAGGAAATATTCAACTCAAAGAACAATGTAATTTCTCCACAGGAATTACTACGGTTCATTTAATTGGATCTCATCAATACCAGTGTTTTAGACATGGGGATCTTGTAAGATTACCTTATCAGCCAGGTCACACAAGTGATCAGTAATGTAATGTTGTTCTATTGTCTGATAGATGATGGTCTCATATCTGCCCCTtcatgacaaacacacagtactTGTATACATATGCATTTCTTCAGCAAGGTCAGAGTACAGGCTaattcccttttttctctttccatttccctttttttctgtgaacTAGTAAatatctttctcttttcacttggtTGAAACTCTTTCCAGCATCCAGCTGCCAAAGACTGGAATGAGCTACAAAAACACTTCAAAGTTTTCTGTTCTGTCAATAGTTGAATGGAAAATGAGGATTCTTTTTTATAAAAATGTAGACTCAGCACAAGCTAGGGAACCCAGGGAAAACAGAATTGTGTTTCCATGTCTTGCGGTTCAGAAGTTACAGGCCAAAATGTGAGTTTGGTTGTTATAGATGGTGGCGCTGAGatgttgcctgagtagtgggtgagatatATGCCAAGTTTGTTTGCTGTAGCTGttatggtttctgagctgcagatacttttaGTGGAGAAAATGAGGAAGAAGGTGAATCTGAGCAAAAgcaataataaaagaaaataataaagaaagCCTACACATTTTGAATATATGTGTTTCCAGATATACTGGAGTTTTACCTGTCTTGCTAGGAAGTCTGATACAGGGACCCTTCACTACATCTGAACAGGATCAGAGTGGAATACCAGAGTCACTTTTGGATGAGATTTGATTCCTCCTgaggtttcaaagaaaaaataaattatccTTCATCTCTACATgtgaaaacacagagcgagCATTTTAACTGCACTTTCACTTCTCTTCTTTACTATGAAATtcaatgtagaaaaaaaatggtGACATTGTAAAAGAAGATTGTGTGAAATGGAGAGTATATCAGTGTTGAGAAAGTGGTGTTGTTTTGTACACTCAGTGTATTAACAGTGGATCAAACTTCAGTCAATCTTATCCAAGCTGTCAGGCCTCATGACTTCCTTATATCTCACCAGTGAAATGAGGCGTGACAACAGTCTAACTTGTGACCTGGTGTTGATTTTATCTGGCAACactaaaataaaacatggaAAACATTCTTAGAGAAGGTTCAGTTTGGCCCCAACTATAAATTGATTTGCAATTAACGGATGAATATTCACATCTGTGAGCATCGAATACACATCTTGAAAGATTTCACAACATCATCATATACACAGTCATACAGTcgtacaaacacaacacaattcTCCATACTTCATGTATCAAACATGTCTAATGTTTCCTGGTAGGATCCTTACCTGGTGAACTCACATCCTGATCAAGTCAAACAGACGTTCTAATGtcatctgtagaggaaacactgacagacgttgcttccttttttttgtcagtcGTGTGTCTGCACACccagaagagaaggagggagcggGCCCTCCAGtactgccagccaatcagagcagggGCTCTTTCAATACCAAAAGTATTGACTGGAAGCAACCGCCTCCTCCAAGGGTGCCAACTCTCTTCACTTAGCCAACCACAAGCCCCGTGACACTGTGtatttgaggtgtgtgtgtgtgtgtgtgtgtgtgtgtgcgggtgtagTTTGCACTTGATATAAAGCAGTGGGACCTGGGCGGTTTACACCCGTCATGTGACCGGGAGTGCACCGGGCGTCCTAGGAGTGCACCCATGCTCACATTGCCCAGGCCGACCTCAAATCAgactccattttattctgcctTCCCCGCCATCcctaatgaacacacacaaataaaccagTGGCCTCATACATGGTAGGAGATGCCTTTTAAAAACCTGTTGACTTGATCTCCATTTATTTTCCTTGTAATTTGTAAATACAGAGCGGCATGGCTGACACAGCTGATGTCAGTCACCTGTTTTCTACAGCTGAACCTCCTAAACTGAGGTCAGACTATGGAGTGAATATAGTACAAGTACTTTTCACAAATGTGAATAAAGttttaagtgaaaaaaaaattcatacaCTTGTGATTGAAGATTCGTGAGTATAAATGTTTATCCACAAACGCACACAGTTGTGTCTCACAAGTACAAAACCTGTACTGAGTCAGAGATCTGCATCTGTGCATTTGTCTCATCCTGAGGATGCAAACCGATGACGAGACACAAATCTTTTGCACTATTATTCTGTAGGAAGTGGGGGGAAATCTACATGTACATCCACCAATAAAACTGAAGTTTCCCATAGCCAATCAGTGTAAGAGTTTGTAACAACCAATCAATGAGCAGCATAATTATCCTTTGACCTTTCAATGTTGGCAAGTGCAGGAAAGAGAGATGTGCATCTTTTCTTCTCAGTACAGAAAAGGAGGAAGTATTGTGGAGGCGGACAGGACAGCTCTGACTCCCAGACAGGAAGGACCTCagtttcagaataaaagccttAGTGTTTGCCAGTCTGAACTAGTGATGCAAAGTTCAGCTCTTTTATGAGATTCAGTTCTTTGAGTCAGTGGATTCATTGGATTCAGTTGGTCATTATGAcgagtgagagaggggagacttCTGGTGAACGATGAACGACAGTTGAAAGAGTGACTTGGCTTCATATGATTCTCTGAGTTGTGTGTGATGTAATGTTTACCCAgtaccactagagggcagcctGCTCTCCTGAAAGTGGATAACAGAGTGTCTTTCAACCAATGAGAATCACTTAGACTCAATCAATGCTTTTAATTTATTGAATCTGCATACACTCCAGCTCTATACTTGTtctagtagcagcagcagtatatTGCTGTAATGACTGGCCAGAAGAGGTCACTGTTTGTCCATGTTGTGACTGAATGGGCCGCTGCTACTACTGATGCATTCAATAACATCTCTGACAGCCTCACagcaaccagtcagtcagtcagtcagtcagtcagtcagtcagtcagtcagttaatgaGATTTTGTTCACTAATTGTGAAAATGATTCAAGAATACAGTCAAGTTTAAAAACAACTCCGGAAACATTAAGGCTTTTACTCTGAAACTGAGATCCGTCCTGTCCGGATGTCAGAGCCTGTCCTGTTTACTCCTGTTCTGTACTGACAAACCATGTGTTCATGTTTTcaaatcatgtttttatttattgcacttaaATGAGTAAAACAATTGAAATGAAGGTACACACATTGTATTGAGGGTTGAATTTTTAGCTCAAACTAGTTAGAAATAAAAGTTTAGAGTTGAAAGCGACAGTGACCAAATTCAAACCATGacattcagtttcagttttgatGATAGAAATTCAGCTTCTGCAATTCAGATTCATTTTGTGCATACCATGATTCAATTTAGCATCAAAAATTCTAATTAATGCAATTAAAGGGTAACTtgggtatttttcaacctggaccctattttcccatctttttgtgtctaagtgactaaaggggacaacagtTTTTGAagttggtccagtattgagcgagatcgcttcagccggcagctgcagaacgagctgcaatgtaatccgacggggcaaatcacaccgtcaatgtccgtccactaaaagttcttgttttactgacaggctcagattgttagtataagtgtctgacaacattatggaaaggaccctacagagaaatgaaacgtttttctttacctttcgcttgatccggtctgtttgttattgtgtgtaaccGAGTCTTATAGGCTTATAgcctatttcacaataaagcctacgcttaaaaaacacaacacaccagcCTATAGAAAGAGTAAACTACAATGCACCATCTATTTACCAAGCTGCACCTACTATGTGTCCAAGTCTGACTTTGGCTCCGTTAATTCACCGTTTTTAACCGAGACCGGGGCCAACAAGTCGGTCCAACTCTCTAGACAAAACCACGACACAACTTTCAGGGAGTGTGTtccttagacacaaaaagttgggaaaatagggtccaggttgaaaaatacccaAGTTACCCTTTAAAATTCAGTTTCTGCTGGCTGTAATTTCTGCCCATACTACCTACTCTGTCCCAGTAGAAATGTAATGTGTATTTTCTCCTTtaaccagcagagggcagcattTCATTAAACAGCAATtatagaaaacataaaaatgttaaGCTTGGAATGATGAGattaataaaataccaaatataaGAAAGATCcaaaagaaagatattttaaccCGTCATCATAAACAACATCTTGATTCTGTCTggtttcatatttcattcatttcattttctaagTAAAATATTCATGTTCCAGTAGCTGAGTCGTGTTAAAACCCTGTTCAGTTTCCCTGAATATAGAAAACATTCTGCTGACAGTGATTGATTAATATGTTCTTTACAGTAAAACAACTCATAAATCTATATGGAAATACACACATTAATATGCTCACATTaagatggaagtgtgtgtgtgtgtgtgtgtgtgtgtgtgtgtgattctgtacagagtgaactatcatctcagcagctgtctttggtcagcagtgtgagtgtttctctctcccttctctatctgacaagagacactgaggaaccagaccCAGACCTGAACCCAAACCCAGGGTAgaggggttcagtgaatgtggagtggaaggtgtggatgtggatcagtgagtcagaggaaactctgtagaaggacagagagccagcagaccagtccagatacactgctactctgttagagccagaggaggagagggaagatatGACTGTTCTTCTGTTATTGTGACAGACAGAGTAACTGTGATCAGAGCAGctcagactccaggacttttcattccttCCAAGCACACAGTcaacaccctctcctctcctcctgattcctctgtaagtcactcctatatgaacccctcctttcctctcgacctcccagtaacagcgaccagtcagaccatttctacacagcagctgtttccagaagtcaaatctctctgggtgatcaggatatggctgctcctctctcacctctgtcacctttctgttgtcttcagacaggaagaggtttctgtgtgctgtgtttgggtccagagtgagttcacaggcatctgatgagagaacaagactcaatacagcagcagtttatcatctaatacacctgttgtgtttattgttattttattaataaCTTCACTGTTAAttattgaagagtttcatttttgtgaatactttatattcatttattgatttaaattaCAAGAAAAGGCAACCAACCTCTGATGGGGCTTACATGAGGTTTAACAATTAGGAAAATATGATGAAAAGAGATTAATGATAACaggaattaattaaaaaataataaataaatacataacagTAATCATAATATAGATacattacacatacacacacacacacacacacacacacacacacatgcatacacataattaaaaagataaatattTCACAACTAATTTAACAGCACCAACACCTTATCCTAATTATTCTCTACCATCAAAAGGAAAACACTGGGTATAAAGCAGAATACTTGTATTTAAATAATAATCTGTTAAATTTACCTAAACCATTAAATATGACAGCTTAATGTGGCTTAATGACCTAAAAGTAAGGtggaatgaaattaaatgtatttgaacTGTACTTGGTCATAAGACCTTGCTATGAGAAGAAGCACAAGtcaaagaaatgacaaaaaaaaatatttttaaaaaatcaaatcatgaCTTTAGGCCAGAAGGCCTTAATGTGACAGAGCAGTGTTTCTGGTTCCAGCCCAGTGGTTTCCACCTTTCCACCGTTTCCACCTTTCTTTTAGGTCATTAAACCACATTAAGCTCaatcatttccattcatttgcaACTGGATTTCTTGTCAAAGTTTTTTTGACCATGTTactaatttatttttaacttgAACTTTTCACCACAGTATCTCCTTGTCTCCCCCTGATGCCTGAATTTAGATTTTAGGTCATTAAGCCACATTAAGCTGTCATATTTAATGGTTTTAGGTCAGTATTCTGGTTTATACCCAGTGTTTTCCTTTTGATGGTAGTGAATAATTAGGATAAGAAATCCCCCTTATTTATTTCAGATTCTTCTTCATCAGTTTTAGGTAAATAAACCACATTAAGctcattcatttccattcattttccactGGGGATCTTGTCATAGTTTCTGACCATGTTATTGATTTACCTTTAGCTTCAAACTTTCACCACAGTATCTCCTGCTGATGCATGATATatgatttgaagattttttttaaatgtttcccTATTTTTTATAGACattgttttggcattttttcactatattaattcattaaaaaaatcaaatgtatgtaaattttctttttcttgtcacCATTGCTAGTTCTTATGGTGCCGTATACCTTCTATCTAAATAGTtgaatgtgtgttgctttgttttcatgaatcaaactaaatacacacttacatttcctcagacctggtttcaacctctgcactccaccatggtccacactgggggaataaacaaagtcagaccagcAGATTCTCTTTGATGATGGAAACATGGACATTTAATAACCTTCAATATGAATGAGTTTCCATACAGCATCAGTCATAACTGCTGTTAGACATTAATCAATATTCCtcatcttctcagtgtgacagagaaaatgtgtgtgactctcagccttctagcagacgttgcctctccagacctgagagagtccagtctccagtgtggatcctccagtccagcagagagcagcttcactcctgaggctcctggatgattgtagctcaggtccagctctctcagatgggaggggttggagctcagagctgaggccagagaagcacagccttcctctgtga encodes:
- the LOC139926206 gene encoding protein NLRC3-like isoform X2; protein product: MMTTDKEKLLKTLEDLGDEELKKFQWFLQQDDILEGFPAIKKSRLENADRLDTVDQMVQTYNQHSLEVTKKVLMKINRNDLEQSLSNSSSGPEETFAECQHRLKSNMKKEFQLLFEGITKSGKSILLNEIYTELHITEEEAGEVNNEHEVRQIETASRKPVRPENIIKSEDIFKPVPGQDESMRTVMTKGVAGIGKTVLTQKFTLDWAEDKANQDIQFTFPFTFRELNLLKGKKYSLVKLLHHFFTETKEAGICRFDKFQVVFIFDGLDECRLPLDFQNNEILTDVTESTSVDVLLTNLIKGKLLPSARLWITTRPAAANQIPPECVDMVTEVRGFTDPQKEEYFRKRFRDEEQARRIISHIKTSRSLHIMCHIPVFCWITATVLDHVLKTSEREDLPKTLTEMYIHFLVVQSKLQNVKYHGRDETDPHWTTESRKMILSLGKLAFEQLEKGNLIFYEADLTECGIDIRAASVYSGVFTQIFKEECELYKDKVFCFVHLSMQEFLAAVYAIMTFINTGVNLLSEAQSSSWWSMLFKNKSAVKYLYQSAVDKALKSPNGNLDLFLRFLLGLSLQTNQNLLRGLLAQAGSSSQTNEETVEYIKKKIRENPSPERSINLFHCLNELNDHSLVEEIQQYLRSGTLSTDRLSPAQWSALVFILLSSEEKLDVFDLKKYSASEEALLRLLPVVKASNISLLSDCNLSERSCEALASVLSSQSSSLRELDLSNNDLQDSGLKLLSAGLESPHCRLETLRLSGCLLTEEGCASLASALSSNPSHLRELDLSYNHPGASGVKLLSAGLEDPHWRLDSLSVDHGGVQRLKPGLRKYACELTLDPNTANRNLFLSEDNRKVTVVKEKQPYPDHPERFDFWPQLLCRNGLTGRCYWEVKWEGEVYIGVTYRGISRRGRTDDSRLGGNDKSWCLECSGNSYSARHNNRRTDIQNPRSSDSDRVAVYLDWSAGSLSFYRVSSDTLIHIHTFHSTFTEPLYPGFRVVFGFGFEVGSGLRSRVHSSAVRLFMSSVSLCQI